A stretch of DNA from Arachis hypogaea cultivar Tifrunner chromosome 19, arahy.Tifrunner.gnm2.J5K5, whole genome shotgun sequence:
GCGTTCGTCACGGATTAACGATTTCGAAGGGAGGAGATTTCACTAAGACACAGATAGAGAGGATCGAAGGTTTCTGTCTAGGTTGTTGTTGTCGCTATACTTCGCTTCGAGTGGGTTGAAGACTGACAAATTTAGATGCTGGATGTTTAATttatggttattttaattcttaattgaattgaatggttattttgtttgattcagtTTAAGTAAATACAATTAACAAATGATAGATGGTCATTTCACTAGGTAGCCGGTAAGGGAGCTTCTAACACTGAGAGGTGGAATGATTGATGAGGATGGGGTAGCAGACGGTTAAGGGCACGGGGGAGAAGAGGGTGTTTGGGTAAATTTCATTAGTAAATTAGGATTCGGAtggttaattttttgaaataaatatttagattttttttctcttgtattggaccaaatttaaaattcattgtAGACATTGTCAAGATTCTTCATTACCTTCCTAACGAAGTTCATAAAGAAACAACTATATGTATCTATGAATTTTACTAATACTGATAAAAGTAtccgtaaaaaaaaaattaacgctatacccattaaaaataaattatatacaaCAATAATATCTACACTCTAAATTTTTgttaactttttaataaaatttttaaattacttactttttattttttaaccacAATTTCACCCATCTCTTATTCtccaaatttaaaactttttcccAAATCTTAAACTTTTTCAAATCTCTTCTGACCTTCTATCGTGTTCTTTCCCGCGAACAAGATCTCAGCGGCGCAATTGGTTGAGCCTATTGCAAACGCCGCATTGAGCATCGACACCAATTTCAATGGATGCATGAAGCTAATTCGTCTACTTGTCTGAGACTGGAAAGTCAGAAAACCGCCGCTATTGAGATTCTTTAGCAGTTCAATTGGGTGGTTTTTGATTGGGTCATCGTTCCCGACGAAAACCTAGGGAACATCTACGCCTTCTTCAAGGGACTCAAAATGCGCAAGGATTTAGGGCTCGTGGATAGAATCCTGAGGCTCGTTTGCACTCATCAAGCCGCGGACATGAATCCTCTATACCGATACTACAAGAGCGGGTGGAAGGAGTTTAAGGCCGTGACAACAAAATTGGCATCCGCTTCTGTAATACAGATCGATGATCCGGTTTCTATTGATAGGGTAGTGTTTGCGCTAAGAAATTCGGAGGGAATTGTAGAGGAGGTGAGCGATGAGGAGTTGAAGGATGCGATGGCGCAAGCTGATTCGACGAGTATATTCATATGTCCGCACATTGGGGGTGGCTTTGACGGCTCTGATTAAGCTTAAGAGGAGCAGGGTTATAGGTCCTACTGATCGGACGGTGGTGATTACCACTGCACATGGGTTGACGGGTGATAGGTCCCATTGATCGAATTGCCTGGAGCATCATTTTCGTCATCGTTGGCGTGGAAAGGTGGTGGCGATAGTGGAGTAGCAAGGAAAAGAGAAGGTGGTGGTAATAGACGGATGTAAaagtttgagatttttttttttgtgactaaatagaaaagaaagaaaaaaagagacaaaaccaaattaattggctagggtcatatctaaatctattagatgttgaagctcactccatggttggctccaattcgagtgaatgtccgtgacagaagcagctgctttagccatacaatctgcaacactatttgcagtcctctgaattaaaagaatagaaactctctaattccaattcataacctcctgtatatgctttgccaaatcccattccggaatatccttaccaagcattctttggtttaccaagaaaatagcttctaaacagtctgtttcacaaataacctcacgaaatccactctcccaagcaagaagtaagcctctccaaattgcatacaattcagcaaaaagaacactgcacacttcgactttcccagtgcaacctttcaaccaacatccatcaggattgcgaatgatacaaccaaaaccagcatagTCAGAAGGAGGAaaccaactagcatcacaattcaatttaacagaataaactggaggtggaacccaatgcaaacaaagtgaaggaggagacagagattgatgcatagcaaaaatagtatgaaactcccttactgaactacgaatcaaactcaccactttactagcactccatgagtcatctatattaaataagtcatgattcctgcttctccaaatccaccagatggtcgaaaagaaaagaaaaatattttcactcCTTGCACCTCTATAGAGCCAATCATGTAAATTCGAGTTATCTAAATACAGGCCTAAAAGGTTCCAGACCTCCTTGGCACTAGGGCACTcccgaagacaatgaagaattgattcagaaccattctgacatcgatgacaggtgctagataaagctaaaccacgacccaaacgaaactctgccgtaggaatagcattatgaagactgagccaaatcaagaacttgtacttctcaggaatatgcagtcgccatacccacaaccaattatcatgctcattccagtcaaactttcttttggctagcCAACTGTACCCACTTCTAGCTGAGTAAATTCTAGAAGATGCCACACCCCACGACCAACCCGAACTCTCTCCAGCATTCAAATCCggattataagcattcaaacgctgtttgacatcttctggaatgatagagaaaatatcatggagattccattgaccatctttccaaacgtctctaatagttaaatcagagtcagatatatgtacaaaagggacatcttgagcaattggaccctcaatactccaattgtcaaaccaaaaagattgatcaagtgacccaacgcaccaagagaaggcatccttaagagcaccaaaagcctttgagatactcttccaaacatgagaagcattgcaagggacagggccatctaaaactccctcattcctcatatacttcgccctcaatagagcaacccaaggcttgtcctgacaatgaaaaagttgccacaccaatttaccaagtaaagatatattaacacacgcaggatctctaacacccaggccaccaaatttttttggagtgatcacggtcctccaattaacaagagaaagacctttaccatcaacttgacccttccaaaggaactgtctcatcatagaagataatttatcgcaaacccaatttggaaaaaaagatacctgcatatgatagacaggaatggatgctgcaacagaattgatcaggcaaagtctccctgctttatttagaagccttcctttccaattagctaatcttcccctcaccttttcaatcaccgaatgaaaagaagccctactggtacgggaatgattaaggttaactccaagatatcttcctaagtccaaagcaaaacgtattgaagaaacactagtaaaaatatctcttctacgagcagtcacatttttagaacaaaaagctttagacttttcaagattcactttcatgccagatgccttgcaaaaaatgttaagagaatgcatgaccatttggacctgactctttgtagcctgacagaagagtaagagatcatctgcaaacatcaaatgagaaaattttgggCCACCCCTAGTAACAGAAACTGGTTTCCACACACCCTCGACCACCTTATGAGATATATAGCAAGCAAGTCTTTCCATACAAAGCACAAATAAGTAAGGAGACATTGGATCGTCCTGTCTAAGCCCCCTTCTAGGAGCAAAACtatccaatctattcccattccacataatagaaagagatgatgcACGAACACAagtcataatcaaattaacagtgatgataggaaaaccaaaagcaatgagagtactctccaaaaacctccaatccaccctatcataagctttttcaagatcaattttaaaagcaagagtacctttcttggattttgtgtgcttcatgaaattcagaatttcttgggccacaataatattatcaggagCACCACGACCCGGAATAAACCCTCCTTGTAAAGGACTAACAATATCTGGAAGAAAAGGCCGAAGTCGGTTAGTCAATACTTTtgtgataattttataaacaacattacacaagctaataggcctgaaatccttcataaaggtagggttatcaattttaggaataagcacaatcagagtttccatgatgctaggatttaagaactctcccaaaaaagcgctccggacaatattccaaatctcagtgcctactatctcccaatattctttaaaaaaataagcttGAAAGCCATCTGGACCAGGAGCCTTAAAAGGGCTCATACTGAATACTGCTGACTTGACTTCCGCAAAAGAGACAGGGTCAATTAACCTAGCACAAGCCTCAGTACTTAGAGTGGGCATCGGAACATCCCCTAAACAATCAACCTCAACCTCTTCCGTTGTACCAAAGAGATTCTTGTAAAAAGAGAGAGCTTCTTCTTGGAGAATATCTGGATCAGTAGACCAAGACCCATCTCTAACATATAATCCATGTACTCTATTATGGTTTCTACGTACCAAagtctgaagatgaaagaatttagTGTTTCTATCCCCATACTTGACCCACTGCTCTCTAGATTTCTGGTACCAAAAAAGTTCCTCTTGCAACAAAAGCCTATTGTAATCTTCCCTCAGTTCAGCTTCTTTAATTCTCAGAGATAACACATCGGTAACCTCCAAACGCCGTTGAATCTGATCAATCTGATATTCCAGCTTATTTTTTCGcacaaaaatatttccaaaaatctttgagttgaagtccaaagaagcatgttgaACCATCTTAAGCCTTTCGGTAACGCCTCCAAACTcttgattccaagccttgctAATAACATGTTTATAAGAAGGATGTGTTGCCCATGCAGCTTGGAACCTAAAAGGACGTGAACCTTTCACTCTGGGGCTACCATGACAACGAACTAaaataggacaatgatcagaatGAAGCCTGCTAAGAATTTCAGAATAACCCTCAGGAAACATTATCATCCACGCCTCATTAACTATAGCTCTATCCAACCTTTTAGCCAAGTCCCTGCCAGCCTGAACTGCTCTATACCAAGTATATCTCCTACCAGTCACTTTAAGATCAAAGAGCTCACAGTCATCTAGAGTAGTAGCTAATAGACTAGCTctgtgagaagaaaaataagcaccTGTACTCTCATCTGGTGCcacaatctcattaaaatcaccaacggCCATCCATGGTCTATTATGGCCTGAATTAATAGAACGCAAATGATCCCAAAGCATACATCTTTTTTCGAATTGAGGACTCCCATATACTGCACTACAAAGCCAAACTAAGTTACCCACACTCACTTTTACTGTGATACATTGGTCAATTTGATCAATAACCACACAAGAAGCATTAGCAATAGAAGATAGAAACCAAATTCCACCCCTGTGTCCTACTGCTTCCTCAATACCAACACAATGAAAACCTAACTTATCCCAAAAATTCTTCAAATTATTAAACATGGTATGAgtctcaaagagaaagaagaaagatggtttATATATTCTCACCAAATTTTTGCAATGCACACGGGCCATCTTGTTAGACGCACCCCTCACATTCCAGGCTATGATATTGAAACTATCcataaaaacagcaaaaagagAGCTCCAATAACAAACCCGAGACTCAACATGATGTCCCTGTCTTCGACGATCCTGCCTTTAATGGACTCTCAAGTTGCAGCCCAATTTTCTCCGTCAAAACTTGCACCATACCCGCCGTCGATGCTCCATCCTTATCTACTGGTGAATTCTGCAAAGAGTTTGGGCGAGGACGCTTTCGCACAGTGCCATTTGTTGTCTCACCTTGCTGCTGATGATGAACATTGTGCCGGGTCCCCGAAGAAGCCACACTAACCGGTTTTCCAATATTGATGCCCCTGCTTAATTTTACTTTGGATCCAGTTGCATGTGTTGTACGTTGGTGATTAGGCCTTGTCCAAGTATTGGTAGCCTTGTTAGGAGTCTTCTTTACTTTTGGTTGGACCTGATGGGTGCTAAGAGAAGGCTTTTGACCCATTTTATACTTTCCTTTCCTAATCACTTGAGTCCAACCTTCCAAATCCTCATGTTGTGCATGGTCTACATGAACAGCATGCAAATCACTCTCCACCAAATCCGGGACAGTAACATTTACAGTCTCATCTCCAAGATTCTTGCCAAAATGAAAACTTGCCTTTTCCACATGTACTGGAttttttgaatttgagctttCTGGCTGCTTTGCTACATCGCTGATCACCTTGGCATTAGTTCCTCCTCCTGCATTGCTGTCAGTCTTGCACACCTTCATATCATGACCAAACTTGAGACAGGAGCCACAAATAAGGTGAAGACTTTCATATTCAACCTCATATTCAACACCTTCAACAAGAATCTTCTTAGTCACTGGCAATCCTAAATCTATCTGAACACAGGCTCGAGCATATCGTCCTCTTTCAGCTAATTTTGTTGCCAAATCAACCTTAACGGGAATGCCAACTGCAGCCGCAACACGGAGCATTGCATCTTCTTGGTAGCACCAAATTGGTAATCCAGAAATTCTAATCCACACTAAAGTTGCTCCAAAACAGTTTTCACTTGATCTAAACTCTTGATCCCAAGGCTTCACAGCCACATAATTTCCCTCGATCATCCACGGACCTCCTAA
This window harbors:
- the LOC114925990 gene encoding uncharacterized protein; the protein is MARVHCKNLVRIYKPSFFFLFETHTMFNNLKNFWDKLGFHCVGIEEAVGHRGGIWFLSSIANASCVVIDQIDQCITVKVSVGHNRPWMAVGDFNEIVAPDESTGAYFSSHRASLLATTLDDCELFDLKVTGRRYTWYRAVQAGRDLAKRLDRAIVNEAWMIMFPEGYSEILSRLHSDHCPILVRCHGSPRVKGSRPFRFQAAWATHPSYKHVISKAWNQEFGGVTERLKMIDQIQRRLEVTDVLSLRIKEAELREDYNRLLLQEELFWYQKSREQWVKYGDRNTKFFHLQTLVRRNHNRVHGLYVRDGSWSTDPDILQEEALSFYKNLFGTTEEVEVDCLGDVPMPTLSTEACARLIDPVSFAEVKSAVFITKKKISNFYIRLLPPPSLFLATPLSPPPFHANDDENDAPGNSINGTYHPSTHVQW